A part of Phoenix dactylifera cultivar Barhee BC4 chromosome 2, palm_55x_up_171113_PBpolish2nd_filt_p, whole genome shotgun sequence genomic DNA contains:
- the LOC103708422 gene encoding UDP-xylose transporter 1 yields the protein MSERSGFQLGVIGSLALSVASSVAIVICNKALISSLGFPFATTLTSWHLMVTFCTLHVAQRLQFFEPKYIDGRTVVLFGLLNGTSIGFLNLSLGFNSIGFYQMTKLAIIPFTVLLETIFLKKKFSQSIKLSLLVLLIGVAIASITDLKLNLLGSVLSLLAIATTCVGQIMTNTIQKRLKVSSTQLLYQSSPYQAAILFVTGPFVDRLLTERSVFAFSYTPVVLGFIILSCLIAVSVNFSTFLVIGTTSPVTYQVLGHLKTCLVLSFGYILLHDPFTARNIVGILIAIFGMALYSYFCVRETKKKLANDVLPISQMADKESTPLLATKSLGHHQDKAGNETKKADGIPAAAKNSLA from the exons ATGTCGGAGCGGTCAGGCTTTCAGCTGGGTGTGATTGGGTCGCTTGCTCTCTCAGTTGCATCCTCTGTTGCCATTGTCATCTGCAACAAGGCTCTCATTAGCTCCCTCGGCTTCCCTTTTG CGACGACCTTGACAAGCTGGCATTTGATGGTTACCTTCTGCACGCTCCATGTTGCACAGCGCCTACAGTTCTTCGAGCCCAAGTACATTGATGGAAGGACGGTGGTCCTCTTTGGCTTGCTTAATGGCACCTCCATTGGCTTCCTCAACCTTAGCCTTGGCTTCAACTCCATCGGATTCTACCAG ATGACTAAACTCGCCATCATACCCTTCACAGTGCTGCTAGAGACTATCTTCCTAAAGAAAAAATTCAG CCAGAGTATCAAGCTCTCACTTCTGGTCTTGCTCATTGGAGTTGCCATTGCATCTATCACCGATCTCAAGCTCAATCTTCTTGGCTCCGTTCTTTCCCTTCTTGCCATTGCTACTACATGTGTTGGCCAAATT ATGACAAACACAATACAGAAGAGATTGAAGGTCTCCTCCACGCAGCTCCTTTACCAGTCCTCACCCTACCAGGCGGCTATCTTGTTTGTCACTGGCCCTTTTGTGGACCGGTTGCTAACGGAGCGCAGTGTTTTTGCCTTCAGCTACACTCCTGTGGTTTTG GGGttcatcatcctatcttgctTGATCGCGGTGTCTGTAAACTTCAGCACGTTCTTGGTGATTGGGACGACATCTCCGGTGACATACCAAGTGCTCGGCCACCTTAAAACATGTCTCGTCCTCTCCTTTGGCTACATCCTGTTGCATGACCCCTTCACTGCAAGGAACATTGTAGGCATCCTTATTGCAATCTTTGGCATGGCTCTGTACTCATACTTCTGTGTACGTGAGACCAAGAAGAAATTGGCCAATGATGTCTTGCCTATCTCGCAG ATGGCGGACAAGGAGAGCACGCCTCTTTTGGCTACCAAAAGTTTGGGGCATCATCAAGATAAAGCTGGCAACGAGACTAAAAAAGCTGACGGGATTCCTGCAGCTGCCAAGAACTCTCTTGCATAG